In a single window of the Elaeis guineensis isolate ETL-2024a chromosome 4, EG11, whole genome shotgun sequence genome:
- the LOC105042544 gene encoding F-box/kelch-repeat protein At3g06240-like isoform X2 yields MEEIRRAAESQGASKQEEIKRRLSWANDIIFLILLRLPTRSIFRFRATSSLVIQPKEDTHKDTIDLYLINSNNTSESTWITLQKPVKSEFSLLACCDGLLCFRAWQYYVCNPHTKEWISVPYTNYPESNSTKMSDPLEGSRIAPRIQPRLGAFCIAPRIQPRYLCGFYFHPSTGEYRLLARVCGVGFEVHTLGTYSWRVINASTYHPTSCTVDHSLALHDNLHWVGTEGIIVFNMDSEEFSQMAYPAECNVWYQNHIVITAQCLGLCRVMPQTRLEIWILKDCARKHWIKQYTISMHGFMNYSIRRPITLSEEEILLLCRDYREHQDSLIFYNAKCNALKKFDIEGLVDWRSCKTFGMPFTAEF; encoded by the exons ATGGAAGAAATCAGGCGTGCAGCGGAGAGCCAGGGAGCAAGCAAGCAGGAAGAGATCAAACGTAGGCTGTCCTGGGCAAACGACATCATCTTTCTGATCCTCCTCCGCCTTCCAACCAGATCCATCTTCCGGTTCAG AGCCACAAGTTCTCTTGTCATCCAACCCAAAGAAGACACACACAAAGATACCATTGATCTGTATCTTATCAACAGCAACAACACGAGTGAATCTACTTGGATAACCTTACAGAAACCTGTCAAGTCTGAATTTTCCCTGCTTGCTTGTTGTGATGGCTTGTTATGTTTTCGAGCATGGCAGTACTATGTTTGCAATCCTCACACGAAAGAGTGGATCAGCGTGCCGTACACAAATTATCCCGAGTCTAATAGTACTAAGATGAGTGACCCACTGGAAGGTTCTCGCATTGCTCCAAGAATACAACCTAGGTTGGGAGCTTTTTGCATTGCTCCAAGAATACAACCTAGGTATCTATGTGGCTTCTACTTCCACCCATCGACCGGAGAGTACAGACTGCTGGCGAGGGTGTGTGGAGTTGGATTTGAGGTGCATACTTTGGGAACATATTCATGGAGAGTAATCAATGCTTCTACTTACCATCCTACATCCTGTACGGTGGATCATTCACTGGCACTGCATGACAACTTGCATTGGGTGGGAACCGAAGGGATTATTGTGTTCAATATGGATTCTGAGGAATTCAGTCAGATGGCGTACCCTGCCGAGTGCAATGTCTGGTATCAAAATCATATAGTGATTACGGCACAGTGTCTAGGTCTATGCAGAGTTATGCCACAAACAAGGTTGGAGATATGGATCCTAAAGGACTGTGCTAGAAAGCATTGGATCAAACAGTATACAATCTCTATGCACGGTTTCATGAACTACAGCATTAGACGTCCAATTACTCTAAGTGAAGAAGAAATTTTGCTTTTGTGCCGTGACTATAGAGAACATCAAGACAGTCTGATCTTCTACAATGCTAAATGCAATGCACTCAAGAAATTTGACATTGAAGGTTTGGTTGATTGGAGGAGTTGCAAAACTTTTGGTATGCCCTTTACCGCGGAGTTTTGA
- the LOC105042544 gene encoding putative F-box protein At5g50220 isoform X1, translating to MEEIRRAAESQGASKQEEIKRRLSWANDIIFLILLRLPTRSIFRFRWVSKQFYSIISDSSFIYSLALRATSSLVIQPKEDTHKDTIDLYLINSNNTSESTWITLQKPVKSEFSLLACCDGLLCFRAWQYYVCNPHTKEWISVPYTNYPESNSTKMSDPLEGSRIAPRIQPRLGAFCIAPRIQPRYLCGFYFHPSTGEYRLLARVCGVGFEVHTLGTYSWRVINASTYHPTSCTVDHSLALHDNLHWVGTEGIIVFNMDSEEFSQMAYPAECNVWYQNHIVITAQCLGLCRVMPQTRLEIWILKDCARKHWIKQYTISMHGFMNYSIRRPITLSEEEILLLCRDYREHQDSLIFYNAKCNALKKFDIEGLVDWRSCKTFGMPFTAEF from the coding sequence ATGGAAGAAATCAGGCGTGCAGCGGAGAGCCAGGGAGCAAGCAAGCAGGAAGAGATCAAACGTAGGCTGTCCTGGGCAAACGACATCATCTTTCTGATCCTCCTCCGCCTTCCAACCAGATCCATCTTCCGGTTCAGGTGGGTCTCCAAGCAATTCTATTCCATAATCTCGGACTCGTCCTTCATCTATTCCCTTGCTCTCAGAGCCACAAGTTCTCTTGTCATCCAACCCAAAGAAGACACACACAAAGATACCATTGATCTGTATCTTATCAACAGCAACAACACGAGTGAATCTACTTGGATAACCTTACAGAAACCTGTCAAGTCTGAATTTTCCCTGCTTGCTTGTTGTGATGGCTTGTTATGTTTTCGAGCATGGCAGTACTATGTTTGCAATCCTCACACGAAAGAGTGGATCAGCGTGCCGTACACAAATTATCCCGAGTCTAATAGTACTAAGATGAGTGACCCACTGGAAGGTTCTCGCATTGCTCCAAGAATACAACCTAGGTTGGGAGCTTTTTGCATTGCTCCAAGAATACAACCTAGGTATCTATGTGGCTTCTACTTCCACCCATCGACCGGAGAGTACAGACTGCTGGCGAGGGTGTGTGGAGTTGGATTTGAGGTGCATACTTTGGGAACATATTCATGGAGAGTAATCAATGCTTCTACTTACCATCCTACATCCTGTACGGTGGATCATTCACTGGCACTGCATGACAACTTGCATTGGGTGGGAACCGAAGGGATTATTGTGTTCAATATGGATTCTGAGGAATTCAGTCAGATGGCGTACCCTGCCGAGTGCAATGTCTGGTATCAAAATCATATAGTGATTACGGCACAGTGTCTAGGTCTATGCAGAGTTATGCCACAAACAAGGTTGGAGATATGGATCCTAAAGGACTGTGCTAGAAAGCATTGGATCAAACAGTATACAATCTCTATGCACGGTTTCATGAACTACAGCATTAGACGTCCAATTACTCTAAGTGAAGAAGAAATTTTGCTTTTGTGCCGTGACTATAGAGAACATCAAGACAGTCTGATCTTCTACAATGCTAAATGCAATGCACTCAAGAAATTTGACATTGAAGGTTTGGTTGATTGGAGGAGTTGCAAAACTTTTGGTATGCCCTTTACCGCGGAGTTTTGA
- the LOC105042545 gene encoding single-stranded DNA-binding protein, mitochondrial, with translation MGSMRGGFLKCIKEVTMHSRFPIGMCRGSQSWHSTMSFDEYEEKNDIEDDDFIDEKRGLEPQGVDPKKGWGFRGVHKAIICGKIGQTPVQKILRNGRTITIFTVGTGGMYDQRIIGAEHLPRPAQWHRIVVHNEHLGAYAVQQLVKNSAVFIEGDIETRVYNDSINGQVKNVPEICVRRDGKVRLVKSGDSATNISLDELREGLF, from the exons ATGGGTTCAATGAGAGGGGGATTTCTCAAGTGTATCAAAGAAGTGACAATGCACTCCAGGTTTCCAATTG GCATGTGTAGAGGGTCACAGTCATGGCACTCCACCATGTCCTTTGATGAATATGAAGAGAAAAATGATATAGAAGATGATGATTTTATTGATGAAAAGAGAGGGTTGGAACCCCAAGGTGTAGACCCCAAGAAGGGCTGGGGTTTCAGAGGTGTGCATAAG GCAATCATTTGTGGAAAAATTGGGCAGACACCTGtgcaaaaaattttgaggaatgGACGGACTATAACCATATTTACTGTTGGAACAGGGGGTATGTATGATCAAAGAATTATTGGAGCTGAACACTTGCCAAGACCTGCTCAATGGCATCGAATCGTGGTTCATAATGAACATCTTGGTGCATATGCTGTTCAACAGTTGGTGAAGAA CTCTGCTGTTTTCATTGAGGGGGATATTGAAACTAGAGTCTACAATGACAGCATCAATGGTCAAGTTAAAAATGTACCTGAGATCTGCGTGCGCCGTGATG GCAAGGTTCGCTTGGTAAAGTCTGGGGATAGTGCTACCAACATTTCCTTGGATGAGCTTC GAGAAGGATTATTTTGA
- the LOC105042543 gene encoding uncharacterized protein At1g51745 has protein sequence MGISEGGEGGGFGVDCSVGTIVWVRRRNGSWWPGRILGPDELSASHLMSPRSGTPVKLLGREDASVDWYNLEKSKRVKAFRCGDFDACIERAEAAQGVPIKKREKYARREDAILHALELEKKQLEMKQQKSGVSSNSIANKPSGTMKKEFDSSSETSMRNEEPGVHGKHTSHNTQMLSSRACLSNEEENISNSMYINKGKNDNQVGLEEDIPENVPRMRGLQDFGLRIAASKRKPSMSVDNHMDISNAGHIVGGASHNASSKNSMPNKKTRSHGGMFEESLVKKRDRRRPLNQVLQSSPKFPSPHSFQSDHDHGVDSMHEGKDHTGVIHRARRSRCFNLPADSNDSLDHGEYPEKMPGTQLGMENCLQQSGTSTDEYASSGLMEVDDSDLSGKAYLETDIDKEANLLGDTTKSLPSGATGCEPSASQVSEKFTYVDNSEVPPSSHVPQLPPQEHTTYVSDDLGKWGVKGKRSARNIANIDVMDGKISVLSLDKRSGSIRGAMYGTKGSGLRMGRMGASSQWTSGHGFYNNEFNYADDEVDLIGKDLGRAEKLTGYGRRRYSLVLKAARGRGRSHTGFKELENDAHMISPSVWKSGGPSHGARRAYWEDSDKCYKPVYAARRSDKMRPMLFDVDLKVKASYQGERVPLVSLMSRLNGKAIVGHPVQIEMLEDGSTDPLVSRNVFCVDERAAPPPVWRTARRTAMQRVPRSNPSVLDGEDANVLRYTDRESKAPLKKYSGHFNQQDKLAKKSLSQSRRPSSGKSQKKSTRRVILSSQKTRPLSSIGTESKLGVENRGAKTVRGSSILGGLIKPEETVPLVTCVPVKVAFSRIREAVGRPSLADRIRVQR, from the exons GGACTGGTACAACTTAGAAAAATCAAAACGTGTGAAGGCATTTCGATGTGGGGATTTTGATGCTTGTATTGAAAGGGCTGAAGCTGCACAGGGTGTTCCTATTAAGAAAAGGGAGAAATATGCACGCCGAGAAGATGCTATCCTTCATGCTCTAGAGCTTGAGAAGAAACAGCTTGAAATGAAGCAGCAGAAGTCGGGGGTTAGCTCAAACAGTATAGCAAATAAACCTTCAGGTACCATGAAAAAGGAATTTGACTCATCTTCAGAGACTTCCATGAGAAATGAGGAACCTGGAGTGCATGGTAAACATACAAGCCACAACACTCAGATGCTTTCAAGTAGAGCATGTTTGTCCAATGAGGAAGAGAACATTAGCAATTCCATGTATATAAACAAAGGAAAAAATGATAACCAAGTTGGGTTGGAGGAGGATATTCCTGAAAATGTTCCTAGGATGAGAGGTTTGCAGGATTTTGGCCTTCGAATAGCTGCCTCAAAGAGAAAGCCATCAATGTCTGTTGATAATCACATGGATATTTCTAATGCTGGGCATATAGTGGGAGGTGCAAGTCATAATGCTAGCAGTAAAAATTCCATGCCCAATAAAAAGACAAGATCACATGGGGGCATGTTTGAAGAGTCACTTGTTAAAAAACGTGATAGGCGTCGACCGCTTAATCAGGTTCTACAGAGTAGTCCAAAATTTCCCTCTCCTCAttcttttcagtctgatcatgatcatGGTGTTGACTCAATGCATGAAGGAAAGGACCACACTGGTGTTATACATCGGGCAAGAAGGAGCAGATGCTTCAATCTACCTGCTGATTCAAATGACTCTCTTGATCATGGTGAATATCCTGAAAAAATGCCAGGAACACAGCTTGGAATGGAAAACTGCCTTCAGCAATCTGGTACTTCAACAGATGAATATGCATCTTCTGGATTGATGGAAGTAGATGATTCTGATTTATCTGGAAAGGCATACTTGGAAACTGACATTGATAAGGAGGCAAATCTTTTAGGAG ATACTACAAAGTCATTGCCATCGGGAGCAACAGGTTGTGAGCCCTCTGCAAGTCAAGTTTCAGAAAAATTCACTTATGTGGACAATAGTGAGGTGCCTCCTTCTAGTCATGTGCCTCAATTACCTCCTCAAGAGCACACTACATATGTTTCTGATGATCTGGGAAAATGGGGTGTGAAAGGGAAACGCAGTGCTCGCAATATAGCGAATATTGATGTGATGGATGGAAAGATTTCTGTCTTAAGTTTGGATAAACGTAGTGGTTCCATAAGAGGGGCAATGTATGGAACCAAGGGGAGCGGTTTGAGAATGGGCAGAATGGGAGCTTCCAGCCAGTGGACTTCAGGACATGGTTTCTACAATAATGAGTTTAACTAtgctgatgatgaagtcgacttgATTGGTAAGGATCTGGGTCGTGCGGAAAAGTTGACTGGATATGGTAGACGAAGGTATTCTTTGGTTCTGAAAGCAGCTAGAGGTCGTGGGAGAAGTCACACTGGCTTCAAAGAATTGGAAAATGATGCCCATATGATTTCCCCATCAGTCTGGAAATCTGGAGGCCCATCTCATGGGGCTCGAAGGGCATACTGGGAAGATTCTGACAAGTGTTATAAGCCGGTTTATGCTGCTCGTCGCAGTGACAAGATGAGGCCTATGCTGTTTGATGTGGATTTGAAGGTTAAAGCAAGCTATCAAGGTGAGCGTGTTCCTTTGGTTTCTCTGATGAGTAGATTGAATGGCAAAGCAATTGTAGGGCATCCTGTCCAAATTGAAATGCTTGAAGATGGTTCCACTGATCCGCTTGTTTCTAGAAATGTTTTTTGTGTGGATGAAAGAGCAGCACCCCCACCTGTCTGGAGGACTGCAAGAAGAACTGCCATGCAACGAGTTCCTCGTTCTAACCCATCAGTCTTGGATGGTGAAGATGCTAATGTTCTTCGATATACAGATAGAGAAAGCAAAGCACCACTGAAGAAATATTCTGGTCATTTCAATCAACAAGACAAATTGGCAAAGAAGAGTCTCTCTCAGTCCCGCCGACCATCATCAGGGAAGTCCCAGAAGAAGAGTACTAGAAGGGTAATTCTGTCCAGTCAGAAAACTAGACCTCTGTCTTCTATTGGAACTGAATCAAAGCTCGGTGTGGAGAACAGGGGAGCAAAAACTGTTCGGGGTAGCAGTATTTTGGGAGGTCTTATCAAACCAGAGGAGACAGTGCCTCTGGTCACTTGTGTCCCTGTGAAGGTGGCCTTCAGTAGGATTCGTGAAGCAGTAGGAAGGCCATCTTTGGCTGATCGTATCCGGGTCCAGCGGTGA